From Procambarus clarkii isolate CNS0578487 chromosome 65, FALCON_Pclarkii_2.0, whole genome shotgun sequence, one genomic window encodes:
- the LOC123751263 gene encoding baculoviral IAP repeat-containing protein 8-like, translated as MTGDDLQVLGVIPYAKPRYPGLATYKQRLETFDLSWTGCVKQTSHELAESGFFFCGLSDHMRCFFCGNGFRNWEPADDPWTLHAQWYPECTFVNIKKDAQFIKNARESSQRRTIKPIDEHLLTGLMEGLGFFPALIEHFGFPDVCVRPALRLYLKSTKDLLPFVTEARCIELMLWYMQESTKAEMGLRGIHHEDVEGRVEPANLEWQSGPSDMETVATANEMDVDVVGSMSGFMSTNLGLRALPSPVETEAEETTIVANEMDVETGEEATDFDATSHVETVMNTSTPTSWAADILCKVCFNNALSVVLLPCRHMVTCSNCLVSMRNCPICRRTISHVLRPIIS; from the exons ATGACTGGAGATGATTTGCAGGTTCTGGGGGTAATTCCATACGCTAAACCTAGATATCCAGGCTTGGCAACATACAAACAGCGTTTGGAAACATTCGACCTCAGCTGGACTGGTTGTGTCAAGCAAACATCTCACGAATTGGCAGAATCAGGATTTTTCTTCTGTG GCCTAAGTGACCACATGCGCTGCTTTTTCTGTGGGAATGGTTTTCGTAATTGGGAACCCGCTGACGACCCTTGGACACTGCACGCGCAATGGTATCCTGAGTGCACCTTTGTCAACATTAAAAAGGATGCACAGTTCATTAAGAATGCTAGAGAATCTTCGCAGCGTCGAACTATAAAACCCATAGATGAACATCTTTTAACTGGTCTGATGGAAGGTTTGGGTTTTTTCCCAGCATTAATTGAACATTTTGGATTTCCTGATGTCTGTGTGAGACCTGCCTTAAGGCTATATCTCAAAAGCACCAAAGATTTATTACCGTTTGTTACTGAGGCCAGATGTATAGAATTAATGTTGTGGTATATGCAAGAGAGCACTAAAGCCGAAATGGGTTTAAGGGGAATTCATCATGAGGATGTGGAAGGTAGGGTAGAGCCTGCGAATCTGGAATGGCAATCCGGGCCCTCTGACATGGAAACAGTCGCCACAGCTAATGAAATGGATGTCGACGTTGTTGGATCAATGAGCGGGTTCATGAGCACTAATCTTGGTTTGCGGGCTTTGCCTTctcctgttgaaacagaggcggAAGAGACGACTATAGTCGCTAATGAAATGGatgttgaaactggcgaagaGGCCACAGACTTTGATGCGACATCCCATGTTGAAACTGTGATGAACACATCTACGCCAACGTCTTGGGCtgctgatattttgtgtaaggtgTGCTTTAACAATGCATTGAGTGTCGTACTGCTGCCCTGCAGACATATGGTAACATGCAGTAATTGTCTTGTATCTATGAGAAACTGCCCCATTTGCAGACGCACCATTTCGCATGTCCTTCGACCGATTATTTCCTAA